In Pedobacter sp. SL55, the following proteins share a genomic window:
- the nagB gene encoding glucosamine-6-phosphate deaminase, with protein sequence MARLNLLEETRFEKLPVSIFKNPKEASLSVANRIASLIKEKQQQGKNAVLGLATGATPVAVYKELVRQHKEEGLSFKNVITFNLDEYYPMQPNSVQSYVYFMNENLFDHIDIDKNNVHIPDGTLSLEEIPAFCLNYEKKIESVGGLDIQILGIGRTGHIGFNEPGSAPNSGTRLVTLDDLTRRDAARDFGGKSNVPTKAITMGIGTIFKAKEIILMAWNRKKASIIKKAVEGEISSEVPATYLQLSENVEFILDQDAALDLTRFNTPWLARDCDWTPELTRKAVIWLAQHLKKPILKLTEDDYNNNGMAQLATEQGPVYDINIDIFNKLQHTITGWPGGKPNADDSQRPERANPAKKRAIVFSPHPDDDVISMGGTFIRLADQGHEVHVAYQTSGNTAVWDDDVLRFVEFNIDFSEKMGIDQTNMRKTYEEMREFMANKRPNQIDSEEIKLVKGLIRKGEAIAGARFSGLPDENIHFMALPFYETGKVKKNPVSEVDVELTMELLQKVKPHQVFAAGDFEDPHGTHIVCFNIIVEALRRLKGTEAWVEDCWLWMYRGAWHEFEPHEIEMAVPLSPKEVERKKLAIFKHQSQKDIPVFPGDDPREFWQRAEDRNRETAKTYDELGLADYEAMEAFMRYHY encoded by the coding sequence ATGGCAAGATTAAATCTATTAGAAGAAACGAGGTTCGAAAAGCTCCCAGTAAGTATTTTTAAAAATCCGAAAGAAGCTTCTCTGAGTGTAGCGAACCGTATCGCTTCACTAATCAAAGAAAAACAACAACAAGGTAAAAATGCAGTGCTAGGTTTAGCTACAGGAGCTACACCAGTTGCGGTTTACAAAGAGTTGGTAAGGCAACACAAAGAAGAAGGATTAAGCTTCAAAAATGTAATTACCTTCAACTTGGATGAATACTATCCGATGCAGCCCAACTCTGTACAGAGCTATGTTTACTTTATGAACGAAAATCTTTTCGATCATATTGACATAGACAAAAACAATGTGCACATTCCAGATGGCACCTTAAGTCTTGAAGAAATTCCAGCTTTCTGTTTAAATTATGAAAAGAAAATAGAAAGTGTTGGCGGACTGGATATTCAGATTTTAGGTATTGGCCGTACGGGTCACATTGGTTTTAACGAGCCAGGTTCGGCACCAAACTCTGGAACTCGTTTGGTAACCCTAGATGATTTAACCCGTAGAGATGCGGCTCGTGATTTTGGTGGTAAATCTAACGTACCAACCAAAGCCATTACCATGGGTATTGGTACTATTTTTAAAGCTAAAGAGATTATCTTAATGGCTTGGAATAGGAAAAAAGCTTCGATCATTAAAAAAGCGGTTGAGGGCGAAATTTCGAGTGAAGTTCCCGCTACTTATCTACAACTTTCTGAAAATGTAGAGTTTATTCTAGATCAAGACGCAGCCTTAGACTTAACCAGATTTAACACACCTTGGTTAGCAAGAGATTGCGACTGGACGCCAGAACTTACTCGTAAAGCGGTAATTTGGTTGGCACAGCACCTTAAAAAACCTATCCTTAAATTAACCGAAGACGATTATAACAACAACGGCATGGCTCAATTAGCTACAGAGCAAGGCCCGGTTTATGATATTAATATCGATATCTTCAACAAATTACAACATACCATTACCGGATGGCCAGGTGGCAAGCCAAATGCCGATGACAGCCAACGCCCTGAAAGAGCAAACCCAGCGAAGAAAAGAGCAATTGTATTTTCTCCGCACCCAGATGACGATGTAATTTCTATGGGTGGTACTTTCATTCGTCTGGCCGATCAAGGACACGAAGTACACGTTGCCTACCAAACATCTGGCAACACTGCCGTTTGGGACGATGACGTACTCCGTTTCGTAGAGTTTAACATCGATTTCTCAGAAAAAATGGGAATTGACCAAACTAACATGAGAAAAACTTACGAAGAAATGCGTGAGTTTATGGCTAACAAACGCCCTAATCAAATCGACTCAGAAGAAATTAAGTTGGTAAAAGGATTGATTAGAAAAGGCGAAGCTATCGCTGGAGCTCGTTTTTCAGGCTTACCTGATGAAAACATCCACTTTATGGCGCTTCCGTTCTACGAAACTGGCAAAGTGAAGAAAAACCCAGTTTCGGAAGTAGATGTGGAATTAACAATGGAATTACTACAAAAAGTGAAACCACACCAGGTGTTTGCTGCTGGAGATTTTGAAGATCCGCATGGCACGCACATTGTTTGCTTCAACATCATTGTAGAGGCATTAAGACGCCTAAAAGGTACGGAAGCTTGGGTAGAAGATTGCTGGTTATGGATGTACCGTGGCGCTTGGCACGAGTTTGAACCACACGAAATTGAAATGGCAGTTCCACTAAGTCCTAAAGAAGTAGAACGCAAGAAACTGGCTATTTTCAAGCACCAATCGCAAAAAGATATTCCTGTTTTCCCTGGCGATGACCCGAGAGAATTTTGGCAACGAGCAGAAGACAGAAATCGCGAAACGGCCAAAACTTACGATGAGTTAGGTTTAGCTGATTACGAAGCGATGGAAGCTTTTATGAGATACCATTATTAG
- a CDS encoding SusC/RagA family TonB-linked outer membrane protein: protein MLKGPEAAALYGIDAANGAIVITTKRGKPGTGAIDYSNSFRIDAPRGKPEIQKVYEPSAVGTTSFLYFGDEYLPGTKFYDNVDGFFQTALTQKHNLSMSGGTDRISYRFSTSYTNQNGVIPNSLYDRINVTGATRATINDWLKADLSLSYTYSNNDQARKGAGGPLIGLLVWPQTDDAKNYLTPAGTRRQVTSLGLGSEIDNPYFNVEKNRINSKVNRLLTNLGLTFTPVKWGSLETRIGVDNYTSQNLILRHPESTAGFSYKGILDVANDVTRNVNMQNIFTVKKQKITGDLSIDGAVGQSFQDLRSNIDALYGEGFLDPNFVSVNNTSIRNARNTLSRRRLVSFFSRATLNYRDYLYVTGTIRNDRTSTIPIDRYSFWYPSVSASFVFTDVPAFKGLQNIFTSGRLRAAYAEVGKDARPYAYRPSLEYKATVGGGYGYGFTGPNLDLKPEFAKSYEFGLELAFLKDRLGVDVTYYNKKTTDQIINDIRGSYSTGFILFNLNGGSTENKGVEITLRGTPVKNKDFSWDILTNFEKAKGTVLALPNSLPESYVSDTWLYGNVRNGNSPGKSTRSLTGFFYLRNNQGQLLVDPTTGLPLRSTVFIDGGYDRQPDWSMGITNTFTYKNFSLSFLLDVRKGGDILNATDHFLTSRGLTMRTLDRNEPRVINGVIRDGLENSANPTVNNLVVVPRYQTGYYTGISEELFIEKDINWVRLKDVTLNYRLPSTLLKKQKLVKSASVFLTGTDLFLITNYSGMDPVVNGNSAAVGGSGGVGIDYGNFPIPMGFNFGVRIGL from the coding sequence GTGTTAAAAGGTCCAGAGGCTGCTGCTCTTTACGGTATAGATGCTGCAAATGGAGCAATCGTAATTACGACAAAAAGAGGCAAGCCTGGGACTGGTGCAATAGACTATAGCAATAGTTTTAGGATAGATGCGCCTAGGGGCAAGCCAGAGATACAAAAAGTATATGAGCCTAGTGCTGTAGGTACTACTTCATTTTTATATTTTGGAGATGAATATCTTCCTGGTACTAAATTCTATGATAATGTAGATGGTTTTTTTCAGACGGCGTTGACTCAGAAGCATAATCTGTCAATGAGTGGAGGTACAGATAGAATAAGCTATAGATTTTCAACATCATATACGAATCAGAACGGCGTTATCCCCAATTCATTATATGACAGGATTAACGTTACTGGTGCTACTAGGGCTACCATCAACGACTGGCTAAAGGCAGATCTTTCACTTAGCTACACATATTCTAACAATGACCAGGCTAGAAAGGGAGCTGGAGGTCCTCTAATCGGATTGTTGGTTTGGCCTCAGACTGATGATGCTAAAAATTACTTAACACCTGCTGGTACAAGAAGACAAGTAACTTCTTTAGGTCTTGGTTCCGAAATAGACAATCCTTATTTTAATGTCGAGAAAAATAGAATAAATTCAAAAGTTAATAGACTTTTAACAAACTTGGGCTTAACCTTTACTCCTGTTAAGTGGGGTAGCTTGGAAACAAGAATAGGTGTGGATAATTATACTAGTCAAAACCTTATATTAAGGCATCCTGAAAGTACAGCTGGTTTTTCATATAAAGGAATATTAGATGTAGCAAATGACGTTACTCGTAATGTTAATATGCAGAATATCTTTACGGTTAAAAAGCAAAAAATTACAGGAGATCTTTCTATAGACGGAGCTGTAGGTCAATCGTTTCAAGACTTAAGGTCTAATATAGATGCATTATATGGCGAGGGATTTTTAGATCCTAATTTTGTTTCAGTTAACAATACCAGTATCAGAAATGCGAGAAACACCTTAAGTAGAAGAAGATTAGTAAGTTTCTTTAGTAGGGCTACTTTAAACTATCGTGATTATCTTTATGTAACAGGAACTATTCGAAATGATAGAACTTCAACTATACCTATCGATAGGTATTCTTTCTGGTATCCTTCAGTTTCAGCTAGTTTTGTGTTTACCGATGTGCCTGCCTTTAAAGGATTACAGAATATATTTACGTCTGGAAGATTAAGAGCTGCCTATGCTGAAGTGGGAAAAGATGCAAGACCTTATGCTTATAGGCCTTCATTAGAGTATAAAGCTACTGTTGGTGGTGGTTATGGCTATGGTTTTACTGGTCCAAATTTAGACTTGAAACCTGAGTTTGCTAAGTCTTATGAATTTGGGCTAGAGCTCGCTTTTCTTAAAGATCGTTTGGGTGTAGATGTAACATACTACAATAAGAAAACGACTGATCAAATTATTAATGATATTAGAGGTAGTTATTCAACTGGATTTATTTTGTTCAATTTAAACGGAGGGTCGACGGAAAATAAAGGAGTTGAGATTACTTTGAGAGGAACTCCAGTAAAGAACAAAGATTTCAGCTGGGATATTTTAACAAATTTCGAAAAAGCAAAAGGTACGGTACTTGCTTTGCCAAATTCATTGCCAGAGTCTTATGTTTCGGATACCTGGTTATATGGAAACGTAAGGAATGGAAATTCTCCGGGCAAATCTACTAGGTCACTAACGGGATTCTTTTATCTAAGAAATAATCAAGGACAATTGTTGGTTGATCCGACTACTGGATTGCCTTTGCGTTCAACTGTATTTATAGACGGGGGTTATGATAGGCAACCAGACTGGTCAATGGGTATAACAAATACTTTTACTTATAAAAACTTTTCATTATCATTTTTACTAGATGTGAGAAAAGGTGGAGATATCCTAAATGCTACTGATCATTTCCTAACCTCCAGAGGTTTAACAATGAGGACTTTAGATAGAAATGAGCCTAGGGTTATAAATGGTGTAATTAGAGATGGGCTAGAGAACTCTGCTAATCCCACTGTAAACAATCTTGTTGTAGTGCCAAGATACCAAACTGGATATTATACAGGAATCAGTGAAGAGCTGTTTATTGAGAAAGATATTAATTGGGTACGCCTAAAGGATGTTACCTTAAATTATCGTTTGCCAAGTACATTACTGAAAAAGCAAAAACTAGTAAAGTCTGCTAGCGTCTTCTTGACGGGAACAGATTTATTTTTGATAACTAATTATTCGGGAATGGATCCTGTGGTTAATGGTAATAGCGCAGCTGTTGGTGGATCTGGAGGAGTAGGTATAGATTATGGTAATTTTCCTATACCTATGGGTTTTAATTTTGGCGTTAGAATAGGATTATAA
- a CDS encoding carboxypeptidase-like regulatory domain-containing protein, with protein sequence MLFLGAFLLAVQVMAQQVTVTGKVTSSEDGQPIPGATVKVKGTSVATQANNSGIYTIKANAGDVLQFAYLGMVTKEQAVGTSTTINITLSPDSKSLNEVVVTALGQKVVKRSLGTSQQEVKGEDIAQTQRENFVNALQGRVAGVEVTSSSGVPGASSSITIRGVSSISGSNQPLMIVDGLPIDNKTLSKLRLFF encoded by the coding sequence ATGCTGTTCTTGGGAGCTTTTCTTTTAGCAGTTCAGGTAATGGCGCAACAGGTTACTGTTACGGGTAAAGTCACTTCTTCGGAAGATGGGCAGCCAATACCAGGTGCAACAGTTAAAGTGAAAGGGACCTCGGTGGCAACACAGGCAAACAATAGTGGTATTTATACCATTAAAGCAAATGCGGGAGACGTATTGCAGTTCGCTTATTTAGGGATGGTGACCAAGGAGCAAGCTGTGGGGACTTCGACAACGATTAACATTACCTTAAGCCCGGATAGCAAATCCCTTAATGAGGTGGTTGTTACGGCTTTAGGGCAAAAGGTAGTAAAGCGCTCTTTAGGAACTTCGCAACAAGAAGTTAAAGGCGAAGATATAGCTCAAACACAAAGGGAAAATTTTGTAAATGCATTACAAGGACGAGTTGCAGGGGTTGAGGTAACAAGCTCTTCTGGTGTTCCTGGAGCCTCTTCCTCAATAACAATTAGGGGAGTGAGTTCTATTAGTGGAAGTAACCAGCCTTTAATGATTGTAGATGGATTGCCGATTGATAACAAAACATTGAGTAAACTTCGGCTTTTTTTCTGA
- a CDS encoding DeoR/GlpR family DNA-binding transcription regulator, with protein sequence MLKKERHNMIMRQINLHNRVLSSDLVELLNVSEDTIRRDLQELADDNLLNKVHGGALSKSYQSSFDDSKVYAKDAKISIAKKTASLIKDGMVVLTGGGTTVIELAKQLPQHLHATFITISPLVAVELAKYEKIEVILIGGLFSKNSQISYGGHVISQLADIRADLCLMGTSALHPTDGVTDTDWEINQLKKAMIASSKKTAVLCISEKLGTTLRLKVAGLENINYLVTELNDGDEALAAYHTNGLQII encoded by the coding sequence ATGCTTAAAAAAGAACGCCACAATATGATTATGCGCCAAATTAACTTGCACAACAGGGTGCTAAGTTCTGATTTGGTAGAATTATTAAATGTATCAGAAGATACCATTAGAAGAGATTTACAAGAATTAGCTGATGACAATTTGCTAAATAAAGTACACGGAGGGGCGCTTTCCAAATCTTACCAATCGTCTTTTGACGATAGCAAAGTATACGCAAAAGATGCCAAGATCAGTATAGCTAAAAAAACTGCTTCCTTAATTAAAGATGGCATGGTAGTGTTAACTGGCGGAGGGACCACAGTAATTGAATTAGCCAAACAACTACCTCAACATTTACATGCTACGTTTATTACCATTAGCCCATTAGTTGCTGTAGAACTAGCTAAATACGAAAAAATTGAAGTTATTCTAATAGGTGGGCTATTCTCTAAAAACTCGCAAATTAGTTATGGTGGCCACGTAATTAGCCAACTGGCAGATATTAGAGCAGATTTATGCTTAATGGGAACTAGCGCATTGCATCCTACTGATGGCGTAACAGACACCGATTGGGAAATTAATCAATTGAAAAAAGCAATGATTGCCTCTTCTAAAAAAACTGCGGTATTATGTATCTCTGAAAAATTAGGCACTACTTTAAGACTAAAAGTAGCGGGATTAGAGAACATCAACTATTTAGTTACCGAACTCAACGACGGCGACGAGGCCTTGGCTGCATACCATACCAATGGCTTGCAGATCATCTAG
- a CDS encoding acyltransferase family protein, with protein sequence MFQTIVVLLFGYWALMNFVPVPGFGPANLEKGTDLGAWLDRTILTEAHLWKAAKTWDPEGILSTLPAIGTCLIGVLVGTYLKKKTIEPATKIAWLFSAGTLMFMGGLLWDLQFPINKALWTSSYVLYTGGLATVILALSYWLIDVNQYNRFTKPFVVYGVNAITVFFLSGLMPRLLNMIKIDFEGEKVGALSYVNKALFANNFANPLNASLAYAVAFVLFWYVILWVMYKRNIIIKV encoded by the coding sequence TTGTTCCAAACCATTGTGGTTTTACTTTTTGGCTATTGGGCTTTAATGAATTTTGTTCCTGTACCAGGTTTTGGTCCTGCCAACTTAGAAAAAGGAACCGATTTAGGGGCTTGGTTAGATAGAACCATCTTAACAGAAGCACATTTATGGAAAGCTGCTAAAACTTGGGACCCTGAAGGGATTTTAAGCACCCTGCCAGCTATTGGCACCTGCTTAATTGGTGTGTTGGTTGGCACTTATCTTAAAAAGAAAACCATAGAACCAGCTACTAAAATAGCCTGGCTGTTTTCGGCTGGTACATTAATGTTTATGGGTGGCCTACTTTGGGACCTCCAATTTCCTATTAACAAGGCATTATGGACCAGTTCTTATGTGCTTTACACGGGTGGCTTGGCAACCGTTATTTTAGCTTTATCTTATTGGCTGATAGATGTGAACCAGTACAATCGTTTTACCAAACCTTTTGTAGTTTATGGGGTAAACGCCATTACTGTTTTCTTTTTATCAGGCTTGATGCCGCGTTTGCTAAACATGATTAAGATTGATTTTGAAGGAGAAAAAGTAGGTGCGCTAAGCTACGTGAACAAAGCCTTATTTGCCAATAACTTTGCCAACCCGCTAAATGCTTCTTTGGCTTATGCCGTTGCCTTTGTGCTGTTTTGGTATGTGATACTTTGGGTAATGTACAAAAGGAATATCATTATTAAGGTGTAA
- a CDS encoding M16 family metallopeptidase — translation MKKNLHLLAVGALSIVLAQPAMAQKKAPVKATTVKTTAKPSASQALPTDPNVKIGKLPNGLVYYIRKNVEPKNRAELYLGNKIGSLMENEEQLGLAHFTEHMAFNGTKDFPKNEIISYLQKAGVRFGADLNAYTGFNQTVYQLPIPTDSAEVFKTGFKILANWAGKVSMDGAEIDNERGVIIEEDRQRGKNAQQRISKQLLPFY, via the coding sequence ATGAAGAAAAATTTGCATTTACTTGCTGTTGGAGCTCTTTCTATCGTGTTGGCACAACCAGCAATGGCGCAGAAAAAAGCTCCAGTTAAAGCTACAACGGTTAAAACGACTGCTAAACCTAGCGCAAGCCAAGCATTACCAACAGACCCTAATGTTAAAATTGGTAAACTACCTAACGGCTTGGTGTACTACATCCGCAAAAATGTGGAGCCTAAAAACAGGGCCGAACTTTATTTAGGAAACAAAATTGGTTCTTTAATGGAAAATGAAGAACAATTAGGATTAGCGCACTTTACAGAGCACATGGCTTTTAACGGCACCAAAGACTTTCCTAAAAACGAAATCATTAGTTACTTGCAAAAAGCGGGCGTACGTTTTGGGGCAGACCTAAATGCTTATACCGGCTTTAACCAAACGGTATACCAATTGCCAATTCCTACAGATAGTGCCGAAGTTTTTAAAACAGGCTTCAAGATTTTAGCTAACTGGGCAGGCAAAGTAAGCATGGATGGCGCAGAAATTGACAACGAACGTGGTGTAATTATTGAGGAAGACCGTCAACGTGGTAAAAATGCACAGCAACGAATAAGCAAGCAATTGCTGCCTTTTTACTAG
- a CDS encoding anhydro-N-acetylmuramic acid kinase, protein MKNQIENLYHKSKKTEKLIIGLMSGTSMDGLDIALSSFSGSGADTKIKLLKFKTADYTDTFRKQVKSIFSKREVDLEMVCLMNEQIALTHAKLINEAIAEWGYRNEDIDFIASHGQTIYHAPKSLHQRDELPNGTLQIGDGDHIAVNTGIITLSDFRQKHIAAGGEGAPLAVYGDYLIFSKQGEDRIMLNIGGIANYTYLPGNLDAAKVFSTDVGPGNTLMDQYVQKHFEGLYYDKDAAISQSGKVNEKLLQQLLTNDFFAADFPKTTGPELFSLDYLANAQKVSGTDGLSKEDVMATLCHFSAQGIVESIQRALHQLTQPVLYLSGGGMHNPLLLSLLKSALPQVSFKTTSDLEINPDAKEAVLFALLANETICGSQIYFGEREGVPSVCMGKVSLPH, encoded by the coding sequence ATGAAAAATCAAATCGAAAACCTATACCATAAATCTAAGAAGACAGAAAAGCTGATCATTGGATTGATGTCTGGAACCTCTATGGACGGCTTGGATATTGCCTTAAGTTCTTTTAGCGGTAGCGGAGCTGATACGAAAATAAAGCTGTTGAAATTTAAAACGGCAGATTATACCGATACTTTTAGGAAACAGGTAAAATCGATTTTTTCTAAACGCGAAGTTGACTTAGAAATGGTTTGCTTAATGAACGAGCAAATAGCGCTTACTCACGCAAAGCTGATTAATGAAGCCATTGCTGAGTGGGGCTACCGAAACGAGGATATTGATTTTATTGCCAGCCATGGACAAACCATTTACCATGCACCAAAATCATTACACCAACGGGACGAGCTGCCAAATGGTACTTTGCAAATTGGCGATGGCGATCATATTGCGGTAAATACAGGTATCATTACACTAAGTGATTTTAGGCAAAAGCACATTGCTGCAGGTGGCGAAGGTGCCCCTTTAGCCGTATATGGCGATTACCTCATTTTTTCTAAGCAGGGCGAAGATAGGATCATGTTGAATATTGGCGGCATTGCCAATTACACTTATTTGCCCGGCAATTTAGATGCAGCTAAAGTTTTTTCAACCGATGTTGGGCCAGGCAATACTTTGATGGATCAGTATGTTCAAAAGCATTTTGAAGGTTTGTACTACGATAAAGATGCCGCCATTAGTCAATCGGGGAAAGTGAATGAAAAACTTTTACAGCAGTTATTGACCAACGATTTTTTTGCTGCGGATTTTCCTAAAACTACCGGTCCAGAACTTTTCAGCCTCGATTACTTAGCAAATGCGCAAAAAGTTTCTGGTACGGATGGTTTATCCAAAGAGGATGTAATGGCCACGCTGTGTCATTTCTCGGCACAGGGCATCGTAGAATCGATACAGCGGGCATTGCACCAATTAACTCAACCGGTATTGTATTTGAGTGGCGGCGGTATGCACAACCCCTTATTATTGTCGCTTTTAAAATCGGCTTTGCCCCAGGTAAGCTTTAAAACTACTTCAGATTTAGAGATTAACCCCGATGCGAAGGAAGCTGTTTTATTCGCTTTATTAGCTAATGAAACCATTTGTGGAAGCCAAATTTACTTTGGCGAGAGAGAGGGTGTGCCCTCTGTTTGTATGGGTAAGGTTAGTTTGCCTCATTAA
- a CDS encoding DUF5009 domain-containing protein: protein MQTKPNRSQRLLSLDFFRGLTVAAMILVNNPGSWGHIYPPLAHAEWNGCTPTDLVFPFFLFIVGVSIAYAMGSKREDNAAHGKTILKASKRAFTLFF from the coding sequence ATGCAAACCAAACCAAATCGCTCTCAACGCCTCCTTTCACTAGATTTTTTTAGGGGTTTAACCGTAGCCGCCATGATATTGGTAAACAATCCAGGAAGCTGGGGGCACATTTACCCACCTTTAGCACACGCCGAATGGAATGGCTGTACCCCAACCGACCTTGTTTTTCCTTTCTTTTTGTTTATTGTTGGCGTATCTATTGCCTACGCTATGGGCAGTAAGCGAGAAGATAATGCGGCACACGGAAAAACGATTTTAAAAGCCTCAAAAAGAGCATTTACCCTTTTTTTCTAG